DNA from Actinoplanes sp. SE50/110:
CGAGCTCGGGGTGGATCCGGATCTGGTCCGGGCCGGCTGCCTGCTGCACGACATCGGGGTCTACCGGCTGTACGGGCGGGACGGGGTGCTCGACTACCCGAACTACATCCGGCACGGGCTGCTCGGGCATCAACTCCTCGAGGCGCAGGGCTGGCCGGACTACCTGTGCCGATTCTGTTCCTGCCACACCGGCGTCGGGGTGACCCGGGCGGACGTGCTCGACCAGGGGTTGCCGCTGCCGCCGGGCGACTATGTGGCCGAGACGCCGGAGGAGACCCTGGTCATGTACGCCGACAAGTTCCACAGCAAGAAGAACCCGCCGGTGTTCGTGTCGGCGGCGGCCTACACGGTCAGCGTCGCCCGCTTCGGGCCGGGCAAGGCGCAGCGGTTCGGCGAGATGGTCACCGCGTACGGCGAACCGGATCTGCTGCCCCTGGCGACCGGATACGGGCACCGGCTCACCGCGTGATGACCGACGAGGCGGAGGTTCTGCGGCGCTTCCTGACCGCCGACCCGCGGGTGTGGCCGCAGCTCGCGCCCGAGGTGGTGCGGCGGGTGGGCGAGGACCGGCTGCGCGCGATCGTGGCCGCCACCGGGGAGCGGGTCGGCGGGATCTCCGGGGTGGCGGACGCTCCGGACGGGCTGCTGGTCACCGGTCCGGCCGGGGCGGTGCTGGCCTGGGCGCGGGTCCGCGACGGACGGCTGACCGGCCTGCTCGTCGACGGCCGGCGCTACCGGCCGCGGCGACGGCCGTGGTCGCGGCCGGCGGTGCTGCGCGGTGTCGCCGGGGCGGGCCTGGCGTGCTGGGTGGTCTCCTGCTGGCAGGCCGGGTCGGTGGCGGGCGCGGCGGGCCGGCTGCTGGCCCTGCTGGCCGGGCTGGTGCTGTTCGAGGGCTTCGGCGCTCCGGGTGCGCTGCCCCGGTGGTGGCGACGGCTGGTGGAGGCGGAGTTCCTGGTGGCGTTCGCCGCGGTGGGGCGGGTCCCGGGCCTGCCCGCGGGCGCCGCGTGGCGGGTCGTGCCGGGTGCGTTGCTCCTCGGGGCTGTCGGTGTGCTGCTGGTGCGCGGGCGGCGGTTCCGG
Protein-coding regions in this window:
- a CDS encoding HD domain-containing protein, producing MWIPSDAEIRQLHERVAPTPEAFDLVWTHCEIVCRIAEQLMARRELGVDPDLVRAGCLLHDIGVYRLYGRDGVLDYPNYIRHGLLGHQLLEAQGWPDYLCRFCSCHTGVGVTRADVLDQGLPLPPGDYVAETPEETLVMYADKFHSKKNPPVFVSAAAYTVSVARFGPGKAQRFGEMVTAYGEPDLLPLATGYGHRLTA
- a CDS encoding M23 family metallopeptidase, translated to MTDEAEVLRRFLTADPRVWPQLAPEVVRRVGEDRLRAIVAATGERVGGISGVADAPDGLLVTGPAGAVLAWARVRDGRLTGLLVDGRRYRPRRRPWSRPAVLRGVAGAGLACWVVSCWQAGSVAGAAGRLLALLAGLVLFEGFGAPGALPRWWRRLVEAEFLVAFAAVGRVPGLPAGAAWRVVPGALLLGAVGVLLVRGRRFRWGSAARLTAFPLRGTWYVVQGGGRGLNHHRRVPEQRGAVDLVRPGGAGGRRLTDHPSYGAPVTAPCDGRIVTAVDGLPDQVPGVIRYGPPFGNHVVIDRAGIRVVLAHLRPGSVRVVPGQQVRAGEQVGLVGNSGNSTEPHLHLHLHDGRGLDLDVAGISGTLHRGRRISSA